A genomic window from Colletotrichum destructivum chromosome 7, complete sequence includes:
- a CDS encoding Putative Tle1 phospholipase — translation MSYRGPQKNPLVVLSDGSWCGRERGAESNVFKLANMIWGGARLPKDDDFAHLHPSGKARYVNSTPVASTFMDHVVRGLNVQDIEHQCIDAYEYLVHGYTPQETEIWLFGASKGAYVVRSLAGMINNCGIVKPVYQPNGDVDEEKTHQLCQEVYRIYRCPSEPNAPKSEKSRDFRRKNSWALIGDGDVIEPPIRFMGIFDTVGERGIPEFAGSLGIDWPKFYDQHVSSVVSEVYHAVSLHDRLYAFQPCLISRDTEYGPSYGINERWFPGTHYDICRQQFKMVRGVLPQRLENVLPAWTWASRTISPNEVLADLVLKWMLECIDTHDPSGFIIPKGNISRELDRLKDCILKGEDVGEGDVYNRILQFAPFGRYLDLALSTAFGKWQNTQLYQLVFACRPRSIPEFNASVYNYRGPDPDLDGRIIQKLADLPSSSTPADEQAETRYPSTSYDEWLLKR, via the exons ATGTCCTACCGGGGCCCACAGAAGAATCCCCTGGTCGTGCTTTCAGATGGTTCTTGGTGTGGACGAGAACGGGGTGCAGAGTCCAATGTTTTCAAGCTGGCGAACATGATTTGGGGAGGTGCCAGACTCCCGAAAGACGATGATTTCGCCCACCTTCACCCTTCAGGCAAAGCCCGTTATGTCAACAGCACCCCCGTGGCCAGTACCTTCATGGA CCATGTAGTTCGCGGGCTCAACGTTCAAGACATCGAGCACCAATGCATCGACGCGTACGAGTATCTCGTCCATGGGTACACACCACAGGAAACAGAAATTTGGCTGTTTGGAGCTTCGAAGGGGGCCTACGTCGTCCGCTCCTTGGCCGGCATGATCAACAACTGCGGCATCGTGAAGCCGGTCTACCAACCGAACGGCGACGTGGACGAGGAAAAGACTCACCAGCTTTGCCAGGAGGTCTACCGCATCTACCGATGCCCTTCGGAGCCCAACGCGCCAAAGAGCGAGAAGTCCAGGGACTTCAGAAGGAAGAACAGCTGGGCCCTCAtcggcgacggggacgtcATTGAGCCGCCCATCCGCTTCATGGGAATATTCGACACGGTGGGCGAGCGTGGGATTCCCGAGTTTGCCGGTTCCCTTGGCATCGACTGGCCCAAGTTCTACGACCAGCACGTCTCGAGCGTCGTGTCCGAGGTCTACCACGCCGTCTCGCTGCACGATCGCTTGTACGCCTTCCAACCATGCCTCATCTCCCGCGACACGGAGTACGGGCCGTCGTACGGCATCAACGAGCGCTGGTTCCCCGGTACGCACTACGACATCTGCCGGCAGCAGTTCAAGATGGTCAGGGGCGTCCTCCCCCAAAGGCTCGAAAACGTGCTTCCCGCTTGGACTTGGGCGAGCAGGACAATCTCGCCAaacgaggtcctcgccgaTCTCGTCCTCAAGTGGATGCTCGAGTGCATCGACACTCACGACCCTTCGGGCTTCATCATCCCCAAGGGCAATATATCTCGTGAACTAGACAGACTCAAAGACTGCATTCTTAAAGGGGAAGATGTTGGCGAAGGGGATGTCTACAACCGCATTCTGCAGTTCGCCCCCTTTGGAAGGTATCTAGATCTGGCGTTGTCGACCGCCTTTGGGAAATGGCAGAACACGCAGCTGTACCAGTTGGTCTTTGCCTGTAGACCAAGGTCCATCCCCGAGTTCAACGCCTCCGTGTACAACTACAGAGGACCCGATCCCGATCTGGACGGCAGGATCATTCAGAAGTTGGCCGACCTtccgtcgagctcgacgccggccgacGAGCAGGCTGAGACGCGATATCCTTCAACCTCATACGATGAATGGTTGCTGAAACGATAG
- a CDS encoding Putative flavin monooxygenase, FAD/NAD(P)-binding domain superfamily: MPLRVAVVGAGPAGLVTARYLKWAHLYFAIEPIEVRVFEAEEDIGGTFKYRVYEDAELVSSKYLTAFSDHRLSRDAPDYVTPELYVQYLNEYCDRFELRHHIECSSKVTRVHRVEDGGHIVTVTRSNGTTLDYACDAVAVCSGLNVEPRIPPIKGLEKVPKVLHSSQFKSRDQLRDIKSEKPTVVVVGTGETGQDLGQLAATTENVRHVVMCHRDGFVVAPKTAPAPVMFGFWGKGGDIKEKPVDCSIASLFDTAYVPPKLQSSQLLWEFYNRQIDVTFSLIGGAAVGWDQLVGGMPRERMHIDHFFPAKSTRAIPYISAPWRRPLSTMERIRRFLFYIKEYDVDTKGRYIDVAPWPEYVDEDGVMHFRDTGRPESEKMRHMVVKPDVVVFATGYTRRFPFLDESYGTPDTADVRAIYHSNDVSVGFIGFVRPNLGAIPTLAEMQTQFWILRLLQSKYPNVPGLETSPRDLPLDPNALPGYDIDWKLHPRCGRDPWAEKRGVDHESYVYQLALDIGSAPRISYVFSKGFRAFYTWAMGSNFNAKFRLVGPWKNEEESLRIMRGELFDIVKQSGGLLYMFCNTVIPLCMFGAMSVAIHTWDWTKSVFSPWRRRKGQIRLPEC, from the exons ATGCCGCTCAGAGTAGCTGTCGTTGGTGCCGGACCTGCGGGCCTGGTGACGGCTAGATACCTCAAGTGGGCGCACTTGTACTTCGCGATTGAGCCCATCGAGGTCCGCGTCTttgaggcggaggaggataTCGGAGGCACTTTCAAGTATAGAGTCTACGAAGATGCAGAG CTCGTGTCGTCCAAGTATCTCACCGCCTTCTCCGACCACCGCCTATCGCGAGACGCTCCTGACTATGTCACTCCGGAGCTTTATGTGCAGTATCTGAACGAGTATTGTGACCGGTTTGAACTACGCCATCATATCGAATGCTCGTCCAAAGTGACACGGGTCCATCGAGTCGAAGATGGAGGCCACATCGTCACTGTTACTCGCTCCAATGGCACAACCCTGGATTACGCAtgcgatgccgtcgccgtctgctCCGGCCTCAACGTCGAGCCGAGGATCCCGCCCATTAAGGGTCTCGAAAAGGTTCCAAAGGTTCTTCACTCGTCACAATTCAAGTCCCGAGACCAGCTACGAGACATCAAGAGTGAGAAGCCGactgtcgttgtcgtcggcacCGGAGAGACCGGCCaagacctcggccagcttgccGCCACAACTGAAAACGTGCGGCACGTTGTCATGTGTCACAGGGACGGCTTCGTCGTGGCACCCAAG ACTGCGCCGGCCCCTGTCATGTTCGGGTTTTGGGGCAAGGGCGGAGATATCAAGGAGAAGCCCGTTGACTGCTCCATCGCTAGTTTGTTCGACACTGCATATGTGCCCCCAAAGCTTCAGTCAAGCCAACTCCTTTGGGAATTCTACAACCGGCAGATCGACGTCACTTTCTCGCTTATCGGTGGAGCGGCTGTTGGTTGGGACCAACTTGTCGGCGGCATGCCTCGGGAAAGGATGCACATCGATCACT TCTTTCCGGCTAAATCTACTCGAGCGATTCCCTACATTTCCGCCCCCTGGCGCCGTCCGCTATCGACCATGGAGCGAATCCGTCGGTTCCTGTTCTACATCAAGGAGTACGACGTCGACACGAAGGGTAGATACATTGATGTGGCGCCGTGGCCCGAGTAcgtcgatgaagacggcgtcaTGCACTTCCGCGATACCGGAAGGCCAGAGTCCGAGAAAATGCGGCACATGGTCGTGAAGCCAGACGTGGTCGTGTTTGCGACAGGATACACGCGTCGGTTCCCGTTCTTGGACGAGAGTTATGGCACACCCGACACGGCGGATGTGCGGGCCATATACCACAGCAACGACGTTTCTGTTGGCTTCATCGGATTTGTGAGGCCTAATCTGG GAGCGATTCCCACCCTGGCTGAGATGCAAACGCAGTTCTGGATTCTTCGCCTTCTGCAGTCAAAGTACCCCAACGTCCCTGGCCTCGAGACTTCACCAAGAGACCTCCCCCTTGATCCAAACGCCCTTCCCGGGTACGATATAGACTGGAAGCTCCACCCTCGTTGCGGCCGGGATCCCTGGGCCGAGAAGCGTGGCGTTGATCACGAGAGCTACGTCTACCAGCTGGCCCTCGACATCGGATCCGCCCCGCGCATCAGCTACGTCTTCTCCAAGGGCTTCAGGGCCTTTTACACGTGGGCCATGGGCAGCAACTTCAACGCCAAGTTCCGCCTGGTGGGCCCGTGGAAGAACGAAGAAGAGTCGCTGCGCATCATGCGCGGCGAGCTGTTTGACATTGTCAAGCAGTCTGGCGGTCTCCTGTACATGTTTTGTAATACCGTGATACCCTTATGCATGTTTGGGGCGATGAGCGTGGCCATTCACACCTGGGACTGGACCAAGAGCGTGTTCAGCCcgtggaggcggaggaagGGCCAGATTCGCCTTCCAGAATGTTGA
- a CDS encoding Putative S-adenosyl-L-methionine-dependent methyltransferase superfamily: MLADRAAATAAREPSTAHIPDNAPASPDSDHQPATTIEANDEEFAEDAADGYETATDASSNASTSLASTVRDFNFENKRRYHKFKEGRYLLPNDDMEQEREDMKHAMVLHVCEGVLHNAPLDNPQKILDIGTGTGIWAIDMGDEYPEAEIIGLDLSPIQPSFVPPNVHFLVDDVEAEWLFPENSIDYIHVRNMAPAIKDWPKLLQQAYISLKPGGWIELQDMLFSFDCDDGTAGPDYTPRKVMELLKEAFEIFGVDINAAKKFPERAEAAGFVNQIHDVRKVPVGTWPKDPHYRKVGNYCRAVNYDALGSVTNVPFTKGLGWSSLEVEVFLIQVRKDLLNDSFHAYNYYHSYSAQKPLEERTYN; encoded by the exons ATGTTGGCGGACCGCGCTGCAGCCACAGCTGCTCGAGAGCCATCCACCGCTCACATTCCTGACAATGCTCCTGCTTCGCCCGATTCGGACCATCAACCTGCCACGACGATCGAAGCCAACGACGAGGAGTTTGCAGAGGATGCAGCGGATGGCTACGAAACCGCCACCGACGCAAGCTCGAACGCATCCACCTCCCTGGCATCTACCGTTCGAGACTTCAACTTTGAGAACAAGCGCCGCTATCACAAATTCAAGGAAGGTCGTTATCTGCTCCCCAACGACGACATGGAGCAAGAACGAGAGGATATGAAGCACGCCATGGTGCTACATGTGTGTGAGGGAGTCTTGCACAACGCCCCGCTCGACAATCCCCAGAAAATCCTCGACATCGGTACCGGCACTGGTATATGGGCCATTGATA TGGGAGACGAATACCCGGAGGCCGAGATCATTGGTTTGGATCTAAGCCCTATTCAGCCATCATTCGTCCCACCCAATGTGcacttcctcgtcgacgatgttGAAGCGGAATGGCTTTTCCCAGAAAACTCGATCGACTACATCCATGTGAGGAACATGGCACCAGCTATCAAAGACTGGCCGAAGCTGCTACAGCAGGCATACAT CTCTCTCAAACCCGGTGGCTGGATAGAGCTTCAAGACATGCTGTTTTCATTCGACTGCGACGACGGTACAGCCGGCCCGGACTACACGCCTAGGAAGGTGATGGAATTGCTCAAAGAAGCTTTTGAGATATTCGGAGTGGATATCAACGCGGCCAAAAAATTCCCCGAGCGCGCTGAGGCAGCGGGATTCGTGAACCAAATTCACGATGTCAGAAAAGTGCCAGTGGGGACCTGGCCAAAGGATCCCCACTACAGGAAGGTAGGCAACTACTGTCGTGCTGTCAACTACGACGCTCTAGGGTCGGTCACCAACGTGCCATTCACGAAGGGATTGGGCTGGTCGTCTTTGGAGGTCGAGGTATTCCTGATCCAAGTGCGGAAGGATCTGTTGAACGACTCATTCCATGCGTACAACTACTACCACTCTTACTCGGCCCAGAAGCCTTTGGAAGAGAGGACGTACAACTGA
- a CDS encoding Putative Cellulose-binding domain, fungal, pectate lyase, pectin lyase/virulence factor, with the protein MRFSASVLLAAAAAATSASAQAVVGKAYGFATGVTGGGSAAAVTPSSAEELAKLLSDDTPRTIIIDKEWDFTGKSATGEGCDRKSCSAANGGQLYLGDLSCGSADNVAATVTYDVAGTEPLIVGSNKSILGVGGKGVLNGKGLRIKANAKNVIVQGVEITNLNPGVVWGGDALDLQGGNDGVWIDHCKFSLVGRQFIVSHYDGSRATISNNEFDGVTQTSASCNDNHYWTMMLNGKGDQITLDKNYFHDVSGRAPKLGDAGTFQATNNLFSNMKGHTFELYSGTYALIEGNAFEAVDTPYNGEAFANSFNVPDASAASACKSSIGRACAVNSVDSSSGEFKALSKTNALSTFSKLKDYLVEPVAATGVASLVKGSAGPSNLGSSSSSAATPTPAAEAEETTTEETTTEEEPAATEEPAAEEPAAEEPAAEQPAAEEPAASSGASAQQWGQCGGNGWTGPTACAAGTSCVVQNEWYSQCLSSAARRSMKSLRRR; encoded by the coding sequence ATGCGTTTCTCCGCGTCCGTTCTtctggctgccgctgccgccgccacttcGGCCTCCGCCCAGGCCGTGGTCGGCAAGGCGTACGGTTTCGCTACCGGTGTTACCGGCGGTGGTAGCGCGGCCGCTGTCACTCCGTCCtccgccgaggagctcgccaagTTGTTGTCCGACGACACTCCCcgcaccatcatcatcgacaaggaGTGGGACTTCACCGGCAAGTCTGCCACCGGCGAGGGCTGTGACCGCAAGAGCTGCagcgccgccaacggcggtCAGCTCTACCTCGGAGACCTCTCGTGCGGCTCAGCCGACAACGTTGCGGCCACCGTCACCtacgacgtcgccggcaccgagcCCCTGATCGTCGGCAGCAACAAGAGCATCCTGGGTGTTGGCGGAAAGGGTGTCCTCAACGGAAAGGGCCTCCGCATCAAGGCCAACGCCAAGAACGTCAtcgtccagggcgtcgagaTCACCAACCTGAACCCCGGCGTCGTCTGGGGaggcgacgccctcgacctccaGGGCGGCAACGACGGTGTCTGGATCGACCACTGCAAGTTCTCCCTCGTCGGCCGCCAGTTCATCGTCAGCCACTACGACGGCTCTCGCGCGACCATCTCCAACAACGAGTTCGACGGCGTCACCcagacctcggcctcgtgcAACGACAACCACTACTGGACCATGATGCTCAACGGCAAGGGCGACCAGATCACCCTCGACAAGAACTACTTCCACGACGTCTCCGGCCGCGCCCccaagctcggcgacgccggcaccTTCCAGGCCACCAACAACCTCTTCAGCAACATGAAGGGCCACACCTTTGAGCTGTACTCCGGCACCTACGCCCTGATCGAGGGCAACgccttcgaggccgtcgacaccCCGTACAACGGCGAGGCCTTCGCCAACAGCTTCAACGTCCCCgacgcctccgccgccagcgcctgCAAGTCCTCGATCGGCCGTGCCTGCGCCGTCAACAGCGTCGACTCCAGCAGCGGCGAGTTCAAGGCCCTGTCCAAGACCAACGCCCTGTCGACCTTCTCCAAGCTCAAGGACTacctcgtcgagcccgtcgccgccaccggtgTCGCCAGCCTCGTCAAGGGCAGCGCTGGTCCCTCCAACCtcggctccagctccagctccgccgcGACCCCCACCcctgccgccgaggccgaagagaCTACCACCGAGGAGACTaccaccgaggaggagcccgCTGCTACTGAGGAGcctgccgccgaggagcccgccgccgaggagcccgctgccgagcagcctgctgctgaggagcccgccgcctcctccggcgcgtCTGCTCAGCAATGGGGCCAGTGTGGTGGCAACGGCTGGACTGGTCCCACCGCCTGTGCCGCCGGTACCTCGTGTGTTGTCCAGAACGAGTGGTACTCTCAGTGCCTCAGCTCTGCCGCCAGACGTAGCATGAAGTCCCTGCGCCGCCGTTAG
- a CDS encoding Putative GroES-like superfamily, alcohol dehydrogenase-like, NAD(P)-binding domain superfamily produces MTANQAAWLTGKKVKPLEVRPAPYTPPGENEIVVRNRAVAINPVDWFKQEVGDFLYEWVKYPMILGNDVAGEVFEVGPGDSAARFKVGDRVLGHAVGLDKRSNKTSEGAFQDYVVLRADLASPVPDFISFEQACVVPLGASTAASGLFAKDYLNLQRPRVDAKPNGETLLVWGGSTSVGCNAIQLAVCAGYEVIATASPHNFEYLKTLGVKEVFDYRSPTVVQDITRSFQGQTSAGAFAIGANSLVPCVNIVAASKGRKFVAQASVAGPGKPPTSLVGLASLIWAMTSESVTVTLKGKLSGVRTKFIWGSDLMANEIGAAIYRDFLPDALAQGKFVPAPNTEVVGHGLGSIQKAFGISYNGVSAKKLVISL; encoded by the coding sequence ATGACGGCCAACCAAGCTGCATGGCTCACCGGCAAGAAAGTCAAGCCTCTGGAAGTGAGGCCCGCGCCTTACACGCCGCCAGGAGAGAACGAAATCGTCGTACGCAACCGAGCTGTTGCCATCAACCCCGTCGACTGGTTCAAGCAAGAAGTCGGCGACTTCCTGTACGAGTGGGTCAAGTACCCGATGATCCTGGgcaacgacgtcgccggcgaagTCTTCGAAGTTGGCCCCGGCGACAGCGCAGCACGATTCAAAGTCGGCGACCGCGTCCTGggccacgccgtcggcctcgacaagcgCAGCAACAAGACGTCGGAGGGCGCGTTCCAGGATTACGTCGTCTTGCGAGCCGATCTCGCGTCTCCGGTTCCCGACTTCATCAGTTTCGAGCAGGCCTGCGTCGTCCCCCTCGGTGCAtcgaccgccgcctcggggCTCTTTGCGAAGGATTACCTCAACCTGCAACGCCCGAGAGTCGACGCAAAGCCCAACGGCGAGACGCTCCTGGTCTGGGGCGGGTCAACTAGCGTGGGCTGCAACGCCATTCAGCTCGCGGTGTGCGCCGGGTACGAGGTCATCGCCACGGCATCACCGCACAACTTTGAATATCTCAAGACCCTCGGTGTCAAGGAGGTCTTCGACTACAGAAGCCCCACCGTCGTTCAGGACATCACCAGATCGTTTCAGGGACAAACGTcggccggcgccttcgccatcGGTGCGAACTCCCTCGTTCCCTGCGTGAATATCGTCGCGGCCTCCAAGGGACGGAAATTTGTCGCCCAAGCAAGTGTTGCCGGGCCGGGGAAACCGCCTACTAGTCTGGTTGGTTTAGCGTCCTTAATTTGGGCGATGACCTCGGAGAGCGTTACAGTCACTCTCAAAGGAAAGCTCTCCGGAGTCCGGACCAAGTTTATCTGGGGGAGCGACTTGATGGCGAACGAAATCGGCGCGGCCATCTATCGGGACTTCTTACCTGATGCTTTGGCCCAGGGCAAGTTTGTTCCGGCGCCCAACACGGAGGTTGTTGGCCACGGTCTGGGGTCTATCCAGAAGGCGTTCGGAATCAGCTATAACGGGGTTTCCGCCAAGAAGCTGGTGATATCTCTATAA
- a CDS encoding Putative hydroxylase/desaturase AsaB, with protein sequence MGQPGRQVQTKIKYFDDPGVPLVPMIIGGPEPGKPQPKVEIPTTITDVTGREDEFTLDVQGFHYVKHESQVTNWDDDEEIKRVNYPEMEKLCWKVLSETANMPKPCLVHIMTHIIRRGPKDGEGPKGPAPLYGVHVDQSFKAAEGVAQRWLGDRAEELLKKPRYQIINMWRPIRPITRDPFAVSDARTIPDSDLVFVPVRFPDHDTEAVEVRPPTNSPHKWYFKDKQQTDDVLFFKQVDSSTKPGVPRRVPHCAFKDTDLPEGAGEPRASIEVRAFVFYDED encoded by the exons ATGGGACAACCGGGACGCCAAGTGCAAACAAAGATCAAGTACTTCGATGACCCCGGAGTACCTCTGGTGCCCATGATCATTGGAGG CCCGGAGCCCGGCAAGCCTCAACCCAAGGTCGAGATTCCAACGACCATTACCGACGTCACCGGCAGAGAGGACGAGTTCACGCTGGACGTGCAGGGGTTTCACTACGTCAAGCACGAGAGTCAGGTAACAAATtgggacgacgatgaagagatCAAGCGGGTGAACTACCCGGAAATGGAGAAGTTGTGCTGGAAAGTCCTCTCAGAAACCGCCAACAT GCCCAAACCTTGCTTGGTTCACATCATGACGCACATCATCCGCCGCGGTcccaaggacggcgagggacCTAAAGGACCGGCGCCGCTGTACGGCGTTCATGTCGACCAATCCTTCAAAGCTGCCGAGGGTGTCGCCCAGAGATGGCTGGGAGACAGGGCGGAAGAGCTGCTCAAGAAGCCGCGGTACCAGATCATCAAC ATGTGGCGACCCATTCGTCCCATCACCCGAGATCCTTTTGCCGTGTCCGACGCCAGAACCATCCCCGACTCGGATCTGGTGTTCGTGCCGGTGCGTTTCCCGGATCACGACaccgaggcggtcgaggtacggccgccgacgaactCGCCTCACAAATGGTACTTCAAGGACAAGCAGCAGACGGACGATGTGTTATTCTTCAAGCAGGTAGACTCGAGCACAAAACCGGGAGTCCCGAGGAGAGTGCCTCACTGCGCCTTCAAAGATACCGACTTGCCCGAGGGGGCCGGCGAGCCGAGGGCGAGTATCGAGGTCAGAGCATTCGTTTTCTACGACGAAGACTAG
- a CDS encoding Putative major facilitator superfamily, MFS transporter superfamily, with protein sequence MSRQDHPASPTDSQMTFAEPQAPTALFKEDPGPTDHSSDHPSTIQQSDPEKSAGAPTPAGGTKPSYPGSDAPDGGVVAWLVVLGAWCTSFCSFGWVNSVGAFQEYYQNDLLRNYSPSTISWIPSLQIFFMMALGPVIGQLYDNYGPRWLILVGTFLHVFGLMMTSLSTQYWQILLAQGVCSAVGVAAIFQPALNTIHGWFNVNRGAAFGLLSTGSSIGGIVFPIMVTRLIKSVGYGWAMRICAFMILGLLIVANLTVKSLHPPRPQKVTREQLLRPFKEFEFVCVVIGFFLFTYGIFVPINYIQVQALEAGMDPDLAQYLVAILNAGSLFGRIASGILGDRIGKYNIFVVVCYLTSIWMLALWIPANTDGALIAFAVLFGFCSGAYVSLIAPLVAQISPFQEIGFRTGITFFTNSIGGLTTNPINGAILAGPSGWIGIKVFSGVFCLAGTTFILAARIHRTGWKLAAAF encoded by the exons ATGTCAAGACAAGACCATCCCGCGTCTCCGACAGACTCCCAAATGACCTTCGCAGAGCCCCAGGCACCGACGGCATTATTCAAAGAGGATCCGGGCCCAACGGACCACTCCTCCGACCACCCGTCGACGATCCAGCAGTCCGATCCCGAAAAGAGCGCCGGCGCCCCTACACCGGCCGGGGGTACGAAGCCGTCGTATCCCGGAAGCGATGcgcccgacggcggcgttgtggCTTGGctcgtcgtgctcggcgCGTGGTGTACATCCTTCTGCAGTTTCGGATGGGTAAACA GCGTGGGGGCTTTCCAGGAGTACTACCAGAACGACCTGCTGAGGAACTACTCGCCCAGCACCATATCATGGATCCCCTCTCTCCAGATCTTCTTCATGATGGCCCTG GGCCCCGTCATCGGACAACTGTACGACAACTATGGCCCGCGCTGGCTGATCCTCGTCGGCACGTTCCTCCACGTCTTCGGCCTCATGATGACGTCTCTCTCGACGCAGTACTGGcagatcctcctcgcccagggcgtctgctccgccgtcggcgtcgcggccATCTTCCAGCCCGCCCTCAACACTATCCACGGCTGGTTCAACGTCaaccgcggcgccgccttcggccTGCTGTCCACCGGCTccagcatcggcggcatcgtcttccCCATCATGGTCACGCGGCTCATCAAGTCCGTCGGGTACGGCTGGGCGATGCGCATCTGCGCCTTCATGatcctcggcctgctcatcgtcgccaaccTCACCGTCAAGTCGCTGCACCCGCCGCGCCCGCAAAAGGTCACCCGGGAGCAGCTCCTCCGCCCTTTCAAGGAGTTCGAGTTCGTCTGCGTCGTcattggcttcttcctcttcaccTACGGCATCTTCGTCCCCATCAACTACATCCAGGTGCAGGCGCTCGAGGCTGGCATGGACCCGGATCTGGCGCAGTACCTCGTCGCCATTCTCAACGCCGGCAGCCTCTTTGGGCGCATCGCCTCGGGCATCCTGGGCGACCGCATCGGCAAGTACAACATCTTCGTCGTGGTGTGCTACCTGACCTCGATCTGGATGTTGGCCCTCTGGATCCCCGCCAACACGGACGGCGCGctcatcgccttcgccgtgcTCTTCGGCTTCTGCTCCGGCGCCTACGTGTCGCTCATCGCGCCGCTCGTGGCACAGATCTCGCCGTTCCAGGAGATCGGCTTCCGGACGGGCATCACGTTCTTCACCAACTCGATCGGCGGCCTGACGACGAACCCGATCAACGGCGCGATCCTGGCTGGGCCTAGTGGTTGGATCGGCATCAAGGTCTTTTCCGGAGTTTTCTGCCTTGCGGGGACGACGTTCATTCTCGCGGCGAGAATTCACCGGACTGGTTGGAAGTTGGCTGCTGCATTTTGA